ATGTTAGCAGGATCGTTAAGAACGTCAGTAGCACACATTAGGACGGGGTATTCAAACCATACGTTATCTAAACCATGTATCATTGAAGTTATAGAGGAGATATTATCATGCGTTAATCTAAATGGACAGCCATAAAGGCAAGAGTTGTTTAATATTAATTCGATTTCAAAATTCTCGCTCTTTGATATCTTGGCTATCTGTTTAAGCAGTTCAAAATCCCTATTAACGTCCTCATGCATTATTATAGTATTAGCACCTAATCCTACATATTCCTCTATTTGTCTCATAATGTTAACTCTAGCAAATGATGATACTGAAATTTCTAGATCTGGATATTCGCTTCTTATTAGTCTTATTATAAAGGGTAATGCGACTATTAATCCGTCTATTCCCAAATTAACTAGCCTATCTATTTCCTTAGTTAAGCTATTTATAAATTTGGAATCATATTCCCTTCCCAATAACGTAGAAGTATTCATAGTATAGAGGAATTTTATTTTGTAAGAATGGGCTAAATCTATATGAGTTTTGAACTGCTCTTCGCTAACTTCTGGCACAATAAAGCCTGCTCTCCCATGTCCTGTTATGGTCTTTTTGAAACTTCCGAAAATATATTTTACTTCTGGATATTTTCTTAACTCTTCTAAGAGATTATTATCGAAATTTGTTGCAACTACTAACTTCATAAATTTATCTATATTATATGCGTAAATAAGATTAAGTTATGATAAGATTTGCGAGAGTATATTTAACGGCATTTAAGTGTAAAAATCCATATAAAAATAATATAAAGTATATAAAATAAATCTATCTTTTAATAGCATAATTTAACATATATAACCCATAAGGTCTTAAAAATGCCAGATGTTCACAATACGAATTTAAAACCTCACCCTTTCTCTTACATTTCCCAACCAATATAATGGGTTTTTCGCTGAGAAAACTTATTGAAACCTCACACTCGTTAAGTTTAACAACTGGTAATTCTGACAATAAGTGATTTACAATGAACTTCACGAATTCTGCTGGATATGAAATATTAGTCTTGATTGCTTTAAATAAAGAAAGGATTAGAGCTGGTTTTAAATTCTCTAAATTTAAAATACATATTCCATTCTCTCTCGTTACTTTGATGAGTTCTTGCATTATGGTATCTAGTTCATTTATATTATATATATTAAATATTTTGGATAGGCTATACAGAGCTACATTTTTATATTTCTCGATACCTGAGAGATAAAGTGTTAATGCCCCTTTCCACGTTATATCATATATTCCGCGTTTTTTATGTGTAATTAGTTTCTTTTCCTCAAGTTTATTCACAATCCTCCATAAAGTTGCTAATGGAATATTCGTACATTTAGCCAATTTGTATAGGGAAACTTGATTAGTTGAAATCCTATTAAGTACGCATAATTCTCTCTCATCAAATATCTCTGAACATCCATATTTTTCTAGGGAAATTTGCATAAATATCATTTTACTTTTCTCCTTTAAGCTTAAAAATTCAATATCACAAGATTACTATTAATCTATGTTTAACGGGGTTTAATTTTTTCTTAGTATTTCCACTATTATGAAAAGATATTTTTTAATATCCAAAGTTTATAAAGTATATTTGAGGTAAGTTCAAATGGCTAACGGATTAATACCACCTGCACCGCCGTTCCAATATCCAGTCTCATGGGGTCCAGACATGCCACCAGACCATCAAGCAGTATGGGCTTTAAAAGTAGCCTTAGCATACTTCTTCATAGGCTTAGGAAGTATGATAATAGCTGTTACTGCGTTAAATGACTCTAGAATAGCAGTGACCGCTACTGGGAATGTTAATCCCTTAGACTCCATAAGAGATGTATCTAAGTTTAAATTGTCCTTAGGTCTAACCTCTCTTATAGCGGTGATACTAGGACTCGTATTATTAGTATTAGATGCGGGTAAGCCAGCAACCGCATGGGAGATAATAACATATGGGATAGAATATGGAAGGTGGGAAAGCTGGATGTTCTTAGGTACAATATTCCTTTCGGTACTAGTGCTCGTAACATTAATATACATAGGAATATGGCTGGGAGGTATAAATAGGATATTTTCAAAACTTACTAGCTGGTATGTAGTTAAGGGAGGATTTTATTACTCTAGATACGTACTTATTGCGTTAGCATTAATTTTCGGAATTTTAGGAGCCAGTTATGGAGGTGTATTATTTAGTCTGACTAATATCGCTTTATGGAGAAATCCAATAATAGTAATACTATTCCCAGTTAGTGGATTAAGCTCAGCAGCAGCAGTAGGCATGATACTTACATTCCTAATAAAAGACGTAAACGTGAGAGAATCAAATCTCATATTATGGTCAACTATAGATCTCTTCTCGGAAATAGGTGAGGCAATATTAACTGCTTTATTCTTGTATATAGGTATTTTAAATCCAGATTCTGCAATCTCTGTGCAGCAAGTTTTATACGGAAGGTATTCCGCATATTTCTGGACATTAGTAGTTACGTTAGGTTTAGCTATACCAATGCTACTAGAGATAGTTATGCATAAAATTAGTCCTTATAAGTATAAATATATCGTGCCGATAATTACAATTCTAGTATTAGTAGGCGCAGCCTCACTAAGATATTATGTGGTAATAGCGTCCGCATACTATTATTCTCCCTTAAGTCCTTTCACTCCAATCCAATTACAGTTCCCTTGGGGTACTACATGGGGTGAGTGAAAATGTTAGAATTAAATAGAAGGGATTTCCTTAAGTTATCTGGGTTAACTGCATTAGGTGCTAGTTTAGCGTATTTATCCACTAAAGGTTCCTTCATAAGCAGACTCTTCACCCAGGCTCAAATAGGAGAACAAGAAGTATCGGAAAGTCAAGATGTAATAGCGTTTAGCACTTGTTACATGTGTCTAGGAAGGTGTACGATGCAATATCAGATAACTGCCAATAATTTGATAAGATATGCTGGAGGTGACATTTACGGTAGGGTAAATAATGGCGCGACATGCCCTATAGGTCCTACAGCTGCTATGCATTATCTAAGCCCTGCCAGAATGAAATATCCGCTTTTAAGACCTCCAACTGCACCTAGAGGGACTGGACAATTCATAAGAATAAGCTGGGAAGATTTATATGATATTTTACTTAATGGAGATAATGCAGAATTCTTAAAGGAGAGAGGATGGAAATACGGATTTAAAGGACTAAAGCAGATATATGAATGCTGTCCAGAGAAGTTCGTATTTGTAACAGGTAGAGATCAATATAACCCAACCGAAAATAGGTATTTCGCAGCAATGTTCGGAACTCCTAACGAATATGAGCACGGAGGCTTCTGTGCAGCAAACGTTGCAATAGGTGCAGCGTATGTAGCAGGATCTACTTATTGGGAATATGGATATTTTGATGATCACCACGCTAAGGTATTAATATTAGCTGGTGTAACTCAAGATCACTTCCCAACCGGTTTTAGAAGAAGAATAACTATGATAAAGGAGAGAGGAGGTACTATAATACTATTCCAGCCAGACAGACAACCTAACTTAGGACCAATATCTAATATATGGGTTCCAATAAAGCCAGCTCATGATGGGCTCTTAGTCAGCTCAATTATACATGAATTATTAAGATTACATAAAGAGGGTATGTCACAGTATCCACCAACGCCTTATATAGACGAGGAATATTTGAGATGGTACACTAATGCACCGTTCCTTGTAATTACTAATCCTGATGGCACAATCGACCCTCCATCTTCACCTAATGTAGGGCTATTCGTAAGAGTTATTAATAAAAACGGAGAATGGACACCAGCAGTGATGGGCAGTGATGGAAATATATATGCATTTACAGATATTCCGTGGCAGAAAGGAGTATATCCAGTATTAGAGTATGAGGGAGATGTAACAGTACCAGTTAAACCCAATTCTAATCAAACAATTACATTGCACGTTAAAACAGCATTTAAACTTCTAGAAGAGCAATTCTTATCTGATGAGTATGCACCTCAAAATGTGGCGGAAAAAGTAGGATACCCAGCGGAAGAGATCACTAAATTAGCTAAATTATTAGGAGATACTGCTATGAGAAGTCCAGTTATAATACCCGCTGAATGGGAAGATTACTTAGGTAGAAAGCATAGTGAGTTTATTGGAAGACCGGTTGCAACCTACATAATGAGGGGAATATCTGCTCACACAAACGGATTTAACACTGCT
The genomic region above belongs to Saccharolobus caldissimus and contains:
- a CDS encoding peptidase U32 family protein — its product is MKLVVATNFDNNLLEELRKYPEVKYIFGSFKKTITGHGRAGFIVPEVSEEQFKTHIDLAHSYKIKFLYTMNTSTLLGREYDSKFINSLTKEIDRLVNLGIDGLIVALPFIIRLIRSEYPDLEISVSSFARVNIMRQIEEYVGLGANTIIMHEDVNRDFELLKQIAKISKSENFEIELILNNSCLYGCPFRLTHDNISSITSMIHGLDNVWFEYPVLMCATDVLNDPANIIRMRWIRPEDLHYYEELGIERFKIAGRNKKTEWILRAVKAYTSRKYDGDLLDILSYPQGRAAAKAVEKVNGPRAYSILNAIKIDNTKFPSKWLEFFFYNDCNMRSCKECKYCDVIAEKVINVNGKQFKKEEWNIKQPYPIYLIPKFKKE
- the nrfD gene encoding NrfD/PsrC family molybdoenzyme membrane anchor subunit yields the protein MANGLIPPAPPFQYPVSWGPDMPPDHQAVWALKVALAYFFIGLGSMIIAVTALNDSRIAVTATGNVNPLDSIRDVSKFKLSLGLTSLIAVILGLVLLVLDAGKPATAWEIITYGIEYGRWESWMFLGTIFLSVLVLVTLIYIGIWLGGINRIFSKLTSWYVVKGGFYYSRYVLIALALIFGILGASYGGVLFSLTNIALWRNPIIVILFPVSGLSSAAAVGMILTFLIKDVNVRESNLILWSTIDLFSEIGEAILTALFLYIGILNPDSAISVQQVLYGRYSAYFWTLVVTLGLAIPMLLEIVMHKISPYKYKYIVPIITILVLVGAASLRYYVVIASAYYYSPLSPFTPIQLQFPWGTTWGE